One genomic window of Polyangium aurulentum includes the following:
- a CDS encoding rhomboid family intramembrane serine protease: MDDSGAPSMRATEEKKRARTVTCERCSALNGTGFDRCIRCGAAISPLARSADRLRAGVDPQRFVATKAILAITFFAFSLQAWMRLRRGDDLGAVLFSSGGHVSRDLVLRFGALEPTVEALRAEPWRLLSAIFVHYDGLHLLLNMLALTSVARDAEPALGSARLALTYVVTGIAGFAASAAYLFLSHAGVAPLMAGASGAFFGVMGLVLGYLIQIRSPLWKRFAVRVVLMTLLIGFAMGRGRLGLMTNHLSHFVGLALGSVFGMVFARGTINRPSRTKRSDLWVNVAAAAGLLACVASLVLAQLSPRWQRGPQRSSGPTSTTLPVDSDR; the protein is encoded by the coding sequence GTGGACGACAGCGGCGCGCCGTCGATGCGGGCGACGGAGGAGAAGAAGCGTGCGCGCACCGTCACGTGCGAGCGATGCAGCGCGCTCAACGGCACGGGCTTCGACCGCTGCATCCGATGCGGCGCGGCGATCTCGCCCCTCGCCCGCTCGGCCGATCGACTGCGCGCCGGCGTGGATCCGCAGCGCTTCGTGGCGACGAAGGCGATCCTCGCCATCACGTTCTTCGCCTTCTCGCTGCAAGCGTGGATGCGGCTGCGGCGCGGCGACGATCTCGGCGCGGTGCTCTTTTCCAGCGGAGGCCACGTCTCGCGCGATCTGGTGCTGCGCTTCGGCGCGCTCGAGCCCACGGTGGAGGCCCTGCGCGCCGAGCCCTGGCGTCTTCTGTCGGCGATCTTCGTGCACTACGACGGGCTGCACCTTCTGCTGAACATGCTCGCGCTCACGAGCGTGGCGCGCGACGCGGAGCCTGCCCTCGGCTCGGCGCGACTCGCGTTGACGTACGTGGTCACGGGGATCGCGGGCTTCGCGGCGTCGGCGGCGTACCTCTTCCTCTCGCACGCGGGCGTGGCCCCGCTGATGGCTGGCGCGAGCGGGGCCTTCTTCGGCGTGATGGGGCTCGTGCTCGGCTACCTCATCCAGATCCGCAGCCCGCTGTGGAAGCGCTTCGCCGTGCGGGTGGTCCTCATGACCCTCCTCATCGGATTCGCCATGGGCCGGGGTCGCCTCGGGCTGATGACCAACCACCTGAGCCACTTCGTCGGACTCGCCCTCGGCAGCGTTTTTGGCATGGTGTTTGCCAGAGGTACTATCAACCGTCCCAGTCGCACGAAGCGCTCGGATCTGTGGGTGAACGTCGCAGCCGCGGCCGGATTGCTGGCCTGCGTCGCGTCGCTCGTGCTGGCACAGCTCTCTCCACGCTGGCAACGGGGGCCGCAGCGTTCGTCGGGTCCCACCTCGACCACCCTGCCCGTGGATTCCGATCGCTGA
- a CDS encoding RNA polymerase sigma factor produces MAVARVDLDAERELCERAQSGDRVALGQILRKYGPILYRAVLLPRLGRDALAQDALAETYARVVERFHQFQWQNAGVYPWLRVVALRIALDILRARKRETLYEPDDLQREIDASESDLSATGEAELSEKRDLAEARARVEAALRAINPRYAEAIRLRVLEERPREEVAAALGVTVSTFDVVLHRALTALKKALGAPLAGEAKQPKEAQR; encoded by the coding sequence GTGGCGGTGGCCCGTGTGGATCTCGATGCGGAGCGAGAGCTCTGCGAGCGCGCGCAAAGCGGCGATCGCGTCGCGCTCGGCCAGATCCTGCGCAAGTACGGTCCGATCCTGTACCGCGCGGTGCTCTTGCCCCGGCTCGGTCGCGATGCGCTCGCGCAGGACGCGCTGGCCGAGACGTACGCGCGCGTGGTCGAGCGCTTCCACCAGTTCCAGTGGCAAAACGCGGGGGTCTATCCCTGGCTGCGCGTGGTCGCGCTGCGCATCGCGCTCGACATCCTGCGCGCCAGGAAGCGCGAGACGCTCTACGAGCCCGACGATCTGCAGCGCGAGATCGACGCCTCCGAGTCCGATCTCTCCGCGACGGGCGAGGCCGAGCTGAGCGAGAAGCGAGACCTCGCGGAGGCGCGCGCGCGTGTCGAGGCGGCGCTGCGCGCGATCAACCCGCGCTACGCGGAGGCGATCCGGTTGAGGGTGCTCGAGGAGAGGCCGCGCGAGGAGGTTGCGGCCGCGCTCGGGGTGACGGTGTCGACGTTCGACGTGGTGCTTCACCGGGCGCTCACGGCGTTGAAGAAGGCGCTCGGCGCTCCTCTTGCCGGCGAGGCGAAGCAGCCCAAGGAGGCGCAGCGATGA
- a CDS encoding lysophospholipid acyltransferase family protein: protein MPTGSIDADLREGGAWSRPQRIKNHVIHALVRAALAVALLLPQRFLRAACVALGRACHRLLSRERRIVHARLGAGLGRAPEGALVRDTFITAGEMLADMLALLRPDERASSALALDRDGERVFAEALGERRGVVFVAAHLGSWERMAALLVEHGFPVSTVARESYDPRLTQIYERIRHPRGVRSIYRGRPGAAVSIVRELAAGRAVGFLVDVPARVPSVPGRLFGSDTRIPVGPARIALARRAAVLIGTCAPPAPGDARAGEPHLPRVLITRIPTDDLPRGEEGERVLVERITEELTQRIAAWPAAWFGAFAAP, encoded by the coding sequence GTGCCCACCGGATCCATCGACGCCGATCTGCGCGAAGGGGGAGCCTGGTCTCGCCCGCAGCGGATCAAGAACCACGTGATCCATGCGCTGGTGCGCGCGGCCCTCGCGGTGGCGCTCCTTCTGCCGCAGCGCTTCCTCCGCGCGGCGTGCGTTGCGCTCGGGCGCGCCTGCCATCGGTTGCTCTCGCGCGAGCGCAGGATCGTGCATGCCAGGCTCGGCGCGGGGCTCGGGCGTGCGCCGGAAGGCGCGCTCGTGCGCGACACGTTCATCACCGCGGGGGAGATGCTCGCCGACATGCTCGCGCTGCTCCGCCCGGACGAACGCGCCTCCTCCGCGCTCGCGCTCGATCGGGACGGCGAGCGCGTGTTCGCGGAGGCGCTCGGCGAGCGGCGTGGCGTCGTGTTCGTCGCTGCGCACCTCGGATCGTGGGAGCGCATGGCCGCGCTGCTCGTCGAGCATGGCTTCCCGGTCTCCACCGTCGCGCGCGAGAGCTACGATCCGCGCCTCACGCAGATCTACGAGCGCATTCGCCATCCGCGCGGCGTGCGCTCCATCTACCGAGGTCGCCCCGGCGCTGCCGTCTCCATCGTGCGCGAGCTCGCCGCGGGCCGCGCCGTGGGCTTTCTCGTCGACGTTCCCGCGCGCGTCCCCTCGGTTCCGGGGCGTCTTTTCGGCTCGGACACACGCATCCCGGTCGGGCCCGCTCGCATCGCGCTCGCGCGGCGCGCGGCCGTGCTGATCGGCACCTGCGCTCCCCCCGCGCCTGGGGACGCCCGGGCTGGTGAGCCGCATCTCCCTCGCGTCCTGATTACCCGGATTCCAACCGACGATCTGCCTCGTGGGGAGGAGGGAGAGCGCGTGCTTGTAGAACGAATTACTGAAGAGCTTACGCAACGCATCGCAGCATGGCCGGCGGCGTGGTTTGGGGCCTTTGCCGCACCGTGA
- a CDS encoding J domain-containing protein, with protein MVRVPRPVPGCDVKSLPLRTDEAYLLSRIDSVVSERELALITGMSQAEVTTALDRLFVLGAIDFSEPKAPVSRRGGASGSIIPPSRSFDPPPSRRFEAQAEQAPASRRSYDQLSDLPPPTRRSLEMMSERRSHEPPAERRGLDLGPETPPPPSRRGIEMPVEHPRIVDPDLEEPADLDHQKKKKILDLYNALDDRTHYELLGVLADADKKQIKAAYYALAPEYHPDKYFRKRLGTYKQKIEAIFTRLTLAHDVLTSKQRRAEYDAYLEQTRRNRTMAALLEHDPSDVSAVVAASEEGPPSGSMSGRYMDTDASGPESRRRPPYAPRITQATRPRPGEGPGAATSAAPATPPVQAGHGDAGRPRFDPHRRMQLERYVLAAKVALERKDLAAAANAYRLAVGLAPEDTELKQKLAEVQQQAASELAEGFLKQAEYEASQGRWAEAALSYANVCPGRPDDPRPHERVAFCTLKTGQNTRRAIDYARRAVRLAPQSAEYRLTLARAYMTAGLETSARVEMERAAELAPNDARMREAIAQLRVQMKRTDSSEQ; from the coding sequence ATGGTCCGAGTTCCAAGGCCGGTGCCAGGGTGTGACGTCAAGTCGCTCCCGCTCCGAACCGACGAGGCGTATCTCCTCTCGCGCATCGACTCCGTGGTGAGCGAGCGCGAGCTTGCGCTCATCACTGGGATGTCGCAGGCCGAGGTGACGACGGCCCTCGATCGGCTGTTCGTGCTCGGCGCCATCGATTTCAGCGAGCCCAAGGCGCCCGTGTCGCGCCGCGGGGGAGCGAGCGGATCGATCATCCCGCCGAGCCGCAGCTTCGATCCGCCCCCCTCGCGCCGCTTCGAGGCGCAGGCCGAGCAGGCGCCGGCGAGCCGCCGCAGCTACGACCAGCTCAGCGATCTGCCTCCGCCCACGCGGCGCAGCCTCGAGATGATGAGCGAGCGGCGAAGCCACGAGCCCCCGGCCGAGCGGCGCGGGCTCGACCTCGGCCCCGAGACGCCCCCTCCGCCGAGCCGGCGCGGGATCGAGATGCCCGTCGAGCACCCGCGGATCGTCGATCCCGATCTCGAGGAGCCCGCGGATCTCGATCACCAGAAGAAGAAGAAGATCCTCGACCTGTACAACGCGCTCGACGATCGCACGCACTACGAGCTGCTCGGGGTCCTCGCCGACGCGGACAAGAAGCAGATCAAGGCCGCGTACTACGCGCTCGCGCCCGAGTACCACCCGGACAAGTACTTCCGGAAGCGGCTCGGCACCTACAAGCAGAAGATCGAGGCGATCTTCACGCGCCTGACGCTCGCGCACGACGTGCTCACGAGCAAGCAGCGCCGCGCCGAGTACGACGCGTACCTCGAGCAGACGCGCCGCAACCGCACGATGGCCGCGCTCCTCGAGCACGATCCTTCGGACGTGTCCGCCGTCGTCGCCGCGTCGGAGGAGGGGCCGCCGAGCGGCTCCATGTCGGGGCGCTACATGGACACGGACGCGAGTGGCCCCGAGAGCCGGCGGCGTCCGCCGTACGCGCCGAGGATCACGCAGGCGACGCGACCGCGACCGGGCGAAGGCCCTGGGGCAGCCACGAGCGCCGCGCCAGCGACGCCGCCCGTGCAGGCGGGCCATGGCGACGCGGGCCGACCCCGCTTCGATCCGCACCGGCGCATGCAGCTCGAGCGCTACGTGCTCGCGGCCAAGGTGGCGCTCGAGCGCAAAGACCTCGCGGCCGCGGCAAACGCTTACAGGCTCGCGGTGGGGCTCGCTCCCGAGGACACCGAGCTGAAGCAGAAGCTCGCCGAGGTGCAGCAGCAGGCGGCCTCGGAGCTCGCCGAGGGTTTCCTCAAGCAGGCCGAGTACGAGGCCAGCCAGGGGCGATGGGCCGAGGCCGCGCTGAGCTACGCGAACGTGTGCCCGGGCCGCCCCGACGATCCCAGGCCTCACGAGCGCGTCGCGTTCTGCACGCTCAAGACCGGGCAGAACACGCGCCGCGCGATCGACTACGCGCGCCGCGCGGTCAGGCTCGCCCCGCAATCTGCAGAATACCGCCTTACCCTGGCGCGGGCTTACATGACCGCGGGCCTCGAGACGAGCGCGCGCGTCGAGATGGAGCGCGCAGCCGAGCTTGCGCCGAACGATGCTAGGATGCGTGAAGCGATCGCGCAGCTACGCGTGCAGATGAAGAGAACGGACTCGAGCGAACAGTAA
- the dnaK gene encoding molecular chaperone DnaK yields the protein MERVIGIDLGTTNSCVAIVEDGVPTVIPNRGGYKTTPSMVAVTEAGKRLVGHIAKRQAITNAENTVYAAKRLIGRKFSSPQVKNAMLSASYRIVEGPHGDVRIQLRDKAYSVPEISAMVLQEMKLFAEDYLSESVTKAVITVPAYFNDSQRQATKDAGQIAGLDVIRIVNEPTAAALAYGFERNVEKTIAVFDLGGGTFDISILEIGAGGVFKVIATAGDTFLGGEDFDARLIDWLVQGFREQHGVDLRQDRMALQRLKDAAEKAKCELSSVRETEVNLPFIISSGRNEALHLQRSLTRATFESLCGDLIDRCIEICRQTLEDARIDRDEIEDVILVGGMTRVPRVQEAVREFFGREPCKGVHPDEVVALGAAVQGAALVDESKQMVLLDVTPHALGIMTYGSNFEELIPMNTTVPTSRSKIFTTSRDNQTAVKILVMQGESAQAEGNELLGEFVLTGLRRAPKGQVEIEVTFAIDSDGIVSVGAKDLETGQQQSIQVTASSGLTKEEVGAMMEAAKEYLVERRSNDELEGLKQEAEKLLAEIERMFPKVEAIVASSDFGRDAIGKARGVIERARESLARKDAAALRGQMESLARTHRMFKGVIARPQG from the coding sequence ATGGAGCGCGTCATCGGAATCGACCTCGGCACCACGAACTCGTGCGTGGCCATCGTCGAGGACGGCGTCCCGACCGTCATCCCCAACCGCGGCGGCTACAAGACGACCCCGTCGATGGTCGCGGTCACCGAGGCGGGCAAGCGCCTCGTCGGTCACATCGCGAAGCGGCAGGCGATCACCAACGCCGAGAACACCGTCTACGCGGCCAAGCGCCTCATCGGCCGCAAGTTCTCCTCGCCGCAGGTGAAGAACGCGATGCTCTCGGCCTCCTATCGGATCGTCGAGGGGCCGCACGGCGACGTGCGCATCCAGCTCCGGGACAAGGCATACTCGGTCCCCGAGATCAGCGCGATGGTGCTGCAGGAGATGAAGCTCTTCGCGGAGGACTACCTCTCCGAGAGCGTCACCAAGGCCGTGATCACGGTCCCGGCCTACTTCAACGACAGCCAGCGACAGGCGACGAAGGACGCGGGGCAGATCGCGGGGCTCGACGTCATCCGCATCGTCAACGAGCCCACGGCCGCGGCGCTCGCCTACGGCTTCGAGCGCAACGTCGAGAAGACGATCGCGGTGTTCGACCTGGGCGGCGGCACGTTCGACATCTCGATCCTCGAGATCGGCGCGGGCGGCGTTTTCAAGGTCATCGCCACGGCGGGCGACACGTTCCTCGGCGGCGAGGACTTCGACGCGCGGCTCATCGACTGGCTGGTCCAGGGCTTCCGCGAGCAGCACGGCGTGGATCTTCGCCAAGATCGGATGGCCCTGCAGCGTCTCAAGGATGCGGCCGAGAAGGCCAAGTGTGAGCTGTCGAGCGTGCGCGAGACGGAAGTGAACCTGCCCTTCATCATCTCGAGCGGGCGCAACGAGGCGCTGCACCTGCAGCGGTCTTTGACACGCGCGACCTTCGAGTCGCTCTGCGGCGATCTCATCGATCGCTGCATCGAGATCTGCCGGCAGACCCTCGAGGACGCGCGCATCGATCGGGACGAGATCGAGGACGTGATCCTGGTCGGCGGCATGACGCGCGTGCCGCGCGTGCAGGAGGCGGTGCGCGAGTTCTTCGGCCGCGAGCCGTGCAAGGGCGTGCACCCGGACGAGGTGGTGGCGCTCGGCGCTGCGGTGCAGGGGGCCGCGCTCGTCGACGAGTCGAAGCAGATGGTGCTGCTCGACGTCACGCCGCACGCGCTCGGCATCATGACGTACGGCTCGAATTTCGAAGAGCTCATCCCCATGAACACGACCGTGCCCACGAGCCGGTCGAAGATCTTCACGACGAGCCGCGACAACCAGACGGCCGTGAAGATCCTCGTGATGCAGGGCGAGAGCGCGCAGGCCGAGGGCAACGAGCTGCTCGGCGAGTTCGTCCTGACGGGGCTGCGCCGCGCGCCGAAGGGGCAGGTCGAGATCGAGGTGACGTTCGCGATCGACAGCGACGGGATCGTCTCGGTCGGCGCGAAGGATCTCGAGACGGGGCAGCAGCAGTCGATCCAGGTGACGGCGTCGAGCGGGCTCACGAAGGAAGAAGTGGGCGCGATGATGGAGGCGGCGAAGGAGTACCTGGTCGAGCGCCGCTCGAACGACGAGCTGGAGGGTCTGAAGCAGGAAGCCGAGAAGCTGCTCGCGGAGATCGAGCGGATGTTCCCGAAGGTCGAGGCGATCGTCGCCTCGAGCGACTTCGGGCGCGACGCGATCGGCAAGGCGCGGGGCGTCATCGAGCGCGCCCGCGAGTCGCTCGCGCGCAAGGACGCGGCCGCGCTGCGCGGGCAGATGGAGTCGCTCGCGCGGACGCACCGCATGTTCAAGGGTGTCATCGCCAGACCGCAGGGGTGA